The Ferviditalea candida genomic interval GGAGCTGACGGGCGAACCGGAGTTGTTTCCAACTTTGTCGGGGCTGTCTGATTTGATCCTGCTCATTGCAGGGGAATTGCGCCGGCAGCTTAATTTGGAACGATCGGGAATGTATTTGGAGGCGGACGGTTCAATCCGGCTGGAGCGTTCGGAATTGGAAGGCATCCTGCTGCGGCTGCAGGAGCGCCATCAACAATATTGGAGCAAGGAATTTCGGGAGTCATCGTCTGCCCAATTGGCTGATTTGTGCTTTGAACATATGGAGCAATGGCAGCTTGGAGAGTGGGAAGATGCGAATCATTTTCTCATTTCACCGGTTATCGCCCGATGGAATGCGGAATACGCGAATACGGATTTCGATCAGGAATAATTCGAATACCGATTGGAGGGTTATGAGGATGGCAATGAATGTGAATACACTTGCATGGGTACAGAATGAAGAGCGATGGCGGATGGGGCGCGTCGGCATTCTGAACTTTTGGTATTACGATGAAGAGGTGTTTGAGCTTGAAGACGGACGGCTGATTCTGCGGGGGGCGAATGGCTCGGGAAAGTCGGTTACGATGCAAAGCTTTTTGCCGCTTGTGCTCGACGGCGATAAACGCGCTCACCGGTTGGATCCGTTCGGATCGCGCGACCGCCGGATTGAATACTATTTGCTTGGAGAAGCGGATAGCGGCAAGACTGATGTAACCGGTTATCTGTGGATGGAGTTTGTTCATCCGGTTAAAGGCTTGACCAAGACGATCGGCATTGGGCTGCGTGCAAGGCGGGGCATACAGCAGGTGCAGTTTTGGGGTTTTTTGCTTGATGATGGCCGTTCGATCGGTAAAGACTTTTGGTTATATGACCGGAATCATTGGCTTGAGCATCATTCCCGAATACCTCTTAACAGGCAAGAGCTCGAGCGGGCAATCGGAGCGGGAGGTCAAGTTGTACAGGATCAAGCCTCCTATCGCGATTTGGTCAATAAGCAGTTGTTTGGCTTTGCGGATATCGATGCTTTTCAGGACCTGCTGCATCTCATGATTCAATTGCGCAGTCCAAAGCTGTCGAAGGACTTTAAGCCTTCGGCGATCTATGAGATTCTTCACGGCTCGCTGCCGCCGCTGCAGGAAGATGATTTGCGGCCGTTGTCGGAAGTGCTGGAGGATATGGATCAGATTGCCGATCGGCTGGACGAGCTTCGACTTCATAAGAAGGAAATGGAAAAGCTTCAGGACACTTATGACCGGTACAATAAGCGAACGATGTATGATCAAACGACCCGGCTGTTGGACCGGAATGCCGAATATGGCGAGCACTGCAGCAAGATGACAGGCTTTGAGGCGGCATTGGCGCAAGCGGAAGAGGAGAAGCAAGCAGCCACTGCAAAGCTGAGCTCCATGGAAGCGGCCATTCAACAGGCCGTAAACGAACTGGAAGTGCTTGAGAACCATGAAGCAATCGGCAAACAAAGGGAGTTGGAGGCTGCGGCGAATTCCTTGAAGGATGCGGAGAAGCATTTGGAGCTGGCGCATGACCGCATCAAGAAGAATCAAGTCAAATTTGATGCGGCAGAACGTGATTTGGAGCATACTGGGCACAAACGCACAGGTTACCTGGCGGAGCAGCGGGAAACGCTGGATGAGCTGGAGGCACTGGCGCAAGAAATGGAGTTTGCCGAACATTCGGTATACCATCGATACTGGGATCGTGGCGAACCGGATGCCGATAGCTGGAAAGAGCCTTGGAGGCGGGACCTTCACCGTCACCGGGAGCGGTTGGAGACAGCCTTGGGTAAGGCAAGAGAAGAACGTGAAGCGGCACGGTTGGTGCAAGAGCTTGAGGTGGAGCTTGGTGAGGCGAGAAAAGAACGCGACGAGCGGGAGCGGGAACGCGGCGAGTGTGTCAGGACGATGGAGACGAGCAAGGAGAAGCTGCGCGAAGCGATCGTCACATGGCGGGGAACACTTCGCGAGTTGATCTTTGATGATGACCGGGTTCGCGAGACATTCGAGGCCGTGACGGCATTTGGACCGGAATCGCGATCGCTTGAGGCGATCAGGACGCCCATGCTCAAGTCGCTGGAATTGTGCCGCGAGCGGCTGTCGAGTGAGCGGCTGCAGCTGCAGCAGGGGCAGCGGGAGCTGAAGTTGAAGCAAGAACAGTTGACCGAGGAGAAAAAAACTTGGGAAGCAAGCCGGGAACCGGAACCGGTACGAACGGAGGCGCGGCTAAAGCGCCGTTCGCTGTACGGGGCTGGCAGCGGTGCGCCTTTGTATGCGGCTTGTGATTTTCGCGCGGACGTGGATGATCATCTGAAGGCGAAAATCGAGGAAGCGCTTGAACGCTCCGGATTGCTGGATGCCTGGATTTCCCCGGATGGCCGTGTCGGGACGGAGGCAGAAGGCCAAGAAGAAGTGTGGATCGTTCCTCAACCTCACGAAATTGGCTATACGCTTGCGGATATCCTGGTCCCATCGCCCTCGGAGGAAAGCGGACTGACTATCGCGACGATTGATGAGGTACTGCGCACCTTTTTATGGGTAGAAGATGATGAGCTTGGCGGTTACGATGCGTTTGGTGCCGTGATCTCCGGAGCGGGTGTGTTCAGACTGGGACCTCTGGCCGGAGCTACTGCCGGCAAAGCGCGTGCCGAATACATCGGCAAGGAGACGCGAAAGCGTACAAGGCAGCTTGAGATTGCCCGGCTGCAGCGCGAGCTCGATATCTTGGAGGAACAGCTGAAGGAGTTGGATCAACGAATCGCCGCAATTCTGGAGAGGGATCGCCGGGCGCAAGACGAAGGCTCGTCATTTCCGGATTTTATATCATTGGAGCAAAGTCTACAGTCGCAGCTTGAGGCGTCATATCGGCTTGAGGCCGCTTTAAAGCAAGAAGAACGGGTGCTGGAGCGGTTCAAGGGAAAAACTGCGGAATGGCGCGATCTGCAGCGCGAGCTCCAGGCGCTGACTGCGGATTGGTCGCGGTTGAAACGGGAGAAGGAGCTGCAGGAGGCCGTTTCGATGACGAGGGAATACGGCGCGTTTATCGGGGAGCTTCATTCCGCATGGACAAGAAGCCGCGATGCCGGAGAACGGATTACGGCGCTGCTTGAGGAAAAGCAGTCGGCCCTTGTTGCGATCGAGGGCGACGAGCAGCTTTCCGACGAATTGGATGAGCGGCGTCGCGCGTTAAGGGCCCAAGTGGACGCATTGCGCATGTTGATGAAAGAGCTGGGACTTGCCGATATCTCAAGGCGCATCGAAGCACTAAAGGCAGAGCGGGCACAGTTGGGCAATGAACGGAAGGCTGTTTACGAGCAATTGAAAAAGTCCGAGGAAGCGGCAATAAGAGCTGATAACAGCCTGCAGTTGTATCGCGAAAGGGAAGAGGAACTGAATCAGCGGCTGGAGCAGGCCCAGAATTACTGGCATCGGGAAATGCGGCGCGGCTTGGTTTCAGACTGGCGTGATCTCTACAGGACGGATCTGGACAACAAAGAAGCGACTCAATTGTGTGCGGGGATTCAGCAGCGATATGACGCCTCATTTTCCGGAAGAAATGCGGATACGGTCAAAAATACGCTGTTGGAGCAGTATAACGCGGTTCGCAGCATTTTGACGGACTATGTGTTGGAAACGGAAATCGAAGAGGACACGGGACGGATCGTCATTCAGTCCAGACGGGACCGTGGCCGCCCGTTGCCGCCTCAAGTGCTCGTTGAAGAATTGAAGCGGGATGAAGAAGAGCAAAGCGCGCTGCTCAGCGAAAAAGACAGAGAGCTGTACGAGGAGATCATTTTTCGCAGCGTCGGTAAAGCGATTCGTCAACGTATTCATCGGGCGGAAAGCTGGGTGAAGCGCATGAACCGGCTGATGGAGGAACGCAATACATCCAGCGGGTTGCGGCTTAAGCTGGATTGGGAGCCGAAGGCAGCGCAAAATGAGCAACAGATGGATACGGCGGCCTTGGTTGAGCTGCTGAAACGGGACTCCCACCGGCTTCGCGAGGATGAAATTGACGCGATGATTACGCATTTCCGATCTCAGATCGGTTATGCCAAGCAAAGTGCGCAAAGTGAAAAAGAATCGCTGCGCAAGCACCTGTATGAGGTGCTGGACTACCGCAATTGGTTTGAGTTT includes:
- a CDS encoding TIGR02680 family protein — translated: MAMNVNTLAWVQNEERWRMGRVGILNFWYYDEEVFELEDGRLILRGANGSGKSVTMQSFLPLVLDGDKRAHRLDPFGSRDRRIEYYLLGEADSGKTDVTGYLWMEFVHPVKGLTKTIGIGLRARRGIQQVQFWGFLLDDGRSIGKDFWLYDRNHWLEHHSRIPLNRQELERAIGAGGQVVQDQASYRDLVNKQLFGFADIDAFQDLLHLMIQLRSPKLSKDFKPSAIYEILHGSLPPLQEDDLRPLSEVLEDMDQIADRLDELRLHKKEMEKLQDTYDRYNKRTMYDQTTRLLDRNAEYGEHCSKMTGFEAALAQAEEEKQAATAKLSSMEAAIQQAVNELEVLENHEAIGKQRELEAAANSLKDAEKHLELAHDRIKKNQVKFDAAERDLEHTGHKRTGYLAEQRETLDELEALAQEMEFAEHSVYHRYWDRGEPDADSWKEPWRRDLHRHRERLETALGKAREEREAARLVQELEVELGEARKERDERERERGECVRTMETSKEKLREAIVTWRGTLRELIFDDDRVRETFEAVTAFGPESRSLEAIRTPMLKSLELCRERLSSERLQLQQGQRELKLKQEQLTEEKKTWEASREPEPVRTEARLKRRSLYGAGSGAPLYAACDFRADVDDHLKAKIEEALERSGLLDAWISPDGRVGTEAEGQEEVWIVPQPHEIGYTLADILVPSPSEESGLTIATIDEVLRTFLWVEDDELGGYDAFGAVISGAGVFRLGPLAGATAGKARAEYIGKETRKRTRQLEIARLQRELDILEEQLKELDQRIAAILERDRRAQDEGSSFPDFISLEQSLQSQLEASYRLEAALKQEERVLERFKGKTAEWRDLQRELQALTADWSRLKREKELQEAVSMTREYGAFIGELHSAWTRSRDAGERITALLEEKQSALVAIEGDEQLSDELDERRRALRAQVDALRMLMKELGLADISRRIEALKAERAQLGNERKAVYEQLKKSEEAAIRADNSLQLYREREEELNQRLEQAQNYWHREMRRGLVSDWRDLYRTDLDNKEATQLCAGIQQRYDASFSGRNADTVKNTLLEQYNAVRSILTDYVLETEIEEDTGRIVIQSRRDRGRPLPPQVLVEELKRDEEEQSALLSEKDRELYEEIIFRSVGKAIRQRIHRAESWVKRMNRLMEERNTSSGLRLKLDWEPKAAQNEQQMDTAALVELLKRDSHRLREDEIDAMITHFRSQIGYAKQSAQSEKESLRKHLYEVLDYRNWFEFELKYKKGERTGYRPLTDSRFNVLSGGEKAMAMYIPLFAATWSRYSDARADAPRLISLDEAFAGVDEENMRDMFQLLTEMGFDYMMTSQVLWGCYDTVPKLAIYEIYRPKDVDFVTLFHYRWNGQIKEYVQDESGNV